The segment TGTCCTCAGCGCCCTCTCCGCACACTCTAGGAGAGCGCTCATGCTTCCCGAATGCCTGTACATTCCAACAAGAACCTCTGCGAGGCTCCCGTTATCGATGCGTTCTCCGATCAGCGGGAGATATGCCCTCTCCTCGGGAGACGCACACCTCTCCGCCTCCCTGTAAAGCCTCTGGAGCTCAGGGATCATCTCAGATGTGCCGGTCCTGATGGCGAGGTACATCATCTCCCTCAAACTCTCCTCATCCTCTTCCAGAGAGATATCGCTTCTCAGCAGTGCATTTATGAAGGCCGCTATGCTCATATCAGATCTTATGCACTCCTGCTCATCGATTGCTTTGACCTCAATGCACCTTCTCTTGAACCGGACTATTATACCCCTGGAGTTCACCCACTCCCTGCAGAGAAGATCCGCGCCCTGCTGCTGGAGCTTCCTGTAGATCCCTCTGTTTATCATCACGTAATCCCTGACGCTCCTGATTCTCTCAGGTATGACACCATTGCATATCTCCGGGATCTCGCGCTGGTTCTCCATGTAGAACAGAAGCCTGTTGTCCATGTATCCTGTGCACCTGCCCTCAACGAACGGTGACGCTGCGGATACTGCTATCAGATAGGGCAGCAGGGCTCTCAGCCTGTTGAACATCTCCACGAGCATATCGCCTCCGCTGTATGAGATGTTTATCTGGAGAGCCTGGATGTTGAGCCAGCCGTGCTGTTTTATATTAAAAAGCCTGTCGTAGAGGTGGTAGTACTCGGCCTCGTCGTGCTCCCAGAAGCTGGTCTGGTCGAGCGTCAGAAGGGGATGCATTCCCAGCCCGAGGAACCTGTGCTCCCCGAAGCAGCTGTAAAGCCTCCTGACGCCGTCGTAAAGCAGACCCTCAAGCGCGGCTATGCTCTCACCCGGCGGCGGGACCAGCTCCAGGACATGCTTCTGAAGCTCCTTGGAGAGGCGCACATCTCCGAAATCTATCTCGTGCTCCACCCTGCCGTTCAACCTTTTGATCAGAAGATCCGAGATCGGGAGGGGATTGAAGCTCCGGTCGTTTATGGAGTACTCATGCTCTGTGCCTATCATTGAGGTCGATCTCCATGACCTTGAAGGTCTCCGGCTCCTCTATTTTGAGCACGGCTGCAAGCTCATCCTCCCTCAGATTCCCGACCAGGTCGAGTATCTTCTCAACAGCCAGCTTCAGCTGCCTCTCGTAAGCCTCTCTGTCCCTGAGAAGATAACCTGCAAGGGGACATATGCTCTCCCTCTTCAGGTAGATCTCCAGCTTCCCGTTCGCCACATCAAAGGTGAAAGGGCCTGCCGAGCACGTCTCAGGCTTGAGATGATGCAGCCTGCACCTTCCATCTTCCAGGAGCACGCATGATCCGTCATCCCTCGCCCTGAGCCTCCTGTAGCCTGCATGTTCGATATCATCAGGCCTGAGACCCGCTGACATCAGAATCTCCGCCCGTTTCTCCGTAAGAGGCGGTCTTGCATCGATGCAGCAGATGCCACCGCATGAGCTGCAGATATCGCTGAAGAAATCAGGATCCACCTCGATCACCCTCATCTCTCGAAGTCGATCCTGTATGCCAGCGGTTCCTCAGAGCCGAGCACGTTCTGGGTCGATGGATCGAACCTCGCCTCTCCCATGTAGCTATCCATTCTGGATGGCATGTAGCTGAGAGTGTCTGCGTACTGATCGCCGTTTATGAGGTACGAGATTATCCTTCTGTAGACATCCGGGTAGCAGACATCCTCGCCGCCATCGAGCGATGGGTTGTCGTTGACCTCTATTACATAGAGACTGCCGTTGCTCTCCTTGATATCCACCCCGTAGAGGCCCCTGCCTATGGCCTTTCCGGCCTCAATCCCGAGGTCTATGATCTCCGATGGGACTTCCTCTGGTGGAACGCTCTCCACCCCGCAGTATACAAGATGTCCGTTCACGGATGCCTGGATCTTGAAGGTCTGAGCTGGGATGACATACCTGCATGCGTAGAGGAACTCACCGTTGAGCACACCGATCCTCCAGTCGAAGCTGCTCGGCACGTACTCCTGCACCACGATCCAGTCTGAGAGCCTCAGAAACCGCTTCGCTATCCGCATGAACTCCTGGACGTTCGATGCCTTCTCGACCCTTGCTGAGAAAGATGTCGATGGCTCCTTCAGCACCAGAGGCGTGCCTAGCCTCTCGAAGAGCGCCCTGGCGTACTCAGGCACTATCTCCCTCTTGCTCGGGAAGACCGTCCTCGGTATTGGCAGTTTCTTCTTCATCAGGTGCAGGTACATGTTGATCTTGTCTGAGCAGATCTGGATCGAGGCCGGATCATCTATCACAGGAATTCCGTAGAGGCTCGCGATCCTCGATGCGACATACGTCGCATTCATCGGATCTGTGTTCGCCCTGATGAACAGCGCATCCAGCTTCGGAATCCTGTTTATGTCCACAGGGAATATGAACTCCGCAGTGTGACCCATGCTCTCGGCAGCATCCCTGCACTTTATGAGTGCAGTGAGCTGCTCAGAGCTGCTCAGCGTCTGCCTGTTGACGAATATTCCCAACCTGCTCAACTGCTCACCCTCTTATCAAGGATGCTCTTCATCAGCTCCCTCTCCTTCTCGGAGAGCTGAGAGTACATCACGGGTGCAAGTGATGACAACCGGTATCCTCCAAGATCTCTTACTAGCACCAGACTCACCAGTGGTATGTTGAAGACAGCGTAGATCTTCTCCGCCAGCGTCTCCACCTCCTCAGAGCAGTCGACCGTTCTTCCGAAGATGGATGTGTAGACCGCGACCTCTGCCTCATCGCTTATCTTCTGATAGCAGAATGGGTACTTGCCGTAGTTTGTCACGTGCTTTATCGCCTTCTTTGCGCTTGTGAAGTCCTTCACGACAAAATGCTCGGAGGGCGTGGAGAAGTAGTTCAGCCCGTAGACTATCGCTGGAAGTGTTATGTATGCGTAGGATACGACCCACTCGCATACAGGTATCCCCGCCATCCTGGCCTTCTCGAGACATATCGGCACAATGTACGCGTCGAGAACCGCACTGCTGCTGGGAACTGTCCTGATGCCCTCGAACTCGTTCTGCACTATCGTGTAGTATGGCTCTGTTTTGTAGAAGTAGTTCTCGTTGATGATGTATACGGTCCCATTTTTATTCAACGTATACATAATATTCTTCTTCGGAATAGTGTGACGTTTGTTCATACGAGCGGCCACCAGCTCTGGAAAACAGCCTGGATGCACTCAGGTGGCCTTATCACCACTCCACTACGGTGTTTTTTATAGTATCTATGCTCCATAAGGAGATCCTCGGCACCACAGGTGCCGAACGGATTTACTGTAGATGTCATGAGGTATTTAGAGCTTACCCTGATCCGCTCTCAGAACCCCTGAATCCTCTCACGCCGAGAAGCTCGATCATGCTTCTGATATCTGTTGCTGGAAGGCTGCATGTGTATCCCCTGCAGATGTATGCCGTTGCCATCCCATCCACAGCT is part of the Methanothrix sp. genome and harbors:
- a CDS encoding glutamate-cysteine ligase family protein encodes the protein MIGTEHEYSINDRSFNPLPISDLLIKRLNGRVEHEIDFGDVRLSKELQKHVLELVPPPGESIAALEGLLYDGVRRLYSCFGEHRFLGLGMHPLLTLDQTSFWEHDEAEYYHLYDRLFNIKQHGWLNIQALQINISYSGGDMLVEMFNRLRALLPYLIAVSAASPFVEGRCTGYMDNRLLFYMENQREIPEICNGVIPERIRSVRDYVMINRGIYRKLQQQGADLLCREWVNSRGIIVRFKRRCIEVKAIDEQECIRSDMSIAAFINALLRSDISLEEDEESLREMMYLAIRTGTSEMIPELQRLYREAERCASPEERAYLPLIGERIDNGSLAEVLVGMYRHSGSMSALLECAERALRTNRPMLTRW
- a CDS encoding YkgJ family cysteine cluster protein; this encodes MRVIEVDPDFFSDICSSCGGICCIDARPPLTEKRAEILMSAGLRPDDIEHAGYRRLRARDDGSCVLLEDGRCRLHHLKPETCSAGPFTFDVANGKLEIYLKRESICPLAGYLLRDREAYERQLKLAVEKILDLVGNLREDELAAVLKIEEPETFKVMEIDLNDRHRA
- a CDS encoding RimK family alpha-L-glutamate ligase, which translates into the protein MSRLGIFVNRQTLSSSEQLTALIKCRDAAESMGHTAEFIFPVDINRIPKLDALFIRANTDPMNATYVASRIASLYGIPVIDDPASIQICSDKINMYLHLMKKKLPIPRTVFPSKREIVPEYARALFERLGTPLVLKEPSTSFSARVEKASNVQEFMRIAKRFLRLSDWIVVQEYVPSSFDWRIGVLNGEFLYACRYVIPAQTFKIQASVNGHLVYCGVESVPPEEVPSEIIDLGIEAGKAIGRGLYGVDIKESNGSLYVIEVNDNPSLDGGEDVCYPDVYRRIISYLINGDQYADTLSYMPSRMDSYMGEARFDPSTQNVLGSEEPLAYRIDFER
- a CDS encoding RimK-like ATPgrasp N-terminal domain-containing protein, producing MYTLNKNGTVYIINENYFYKTEPYYTIVQNEFEGIRTVPSSSAVLDAYIVPICLEKARMAGIPVCEWVVSYAYITLPAIVYGLNYFSTPSEHFVVKDFTSAKKAIKHVTNYGKYPFCYQKISDEAEVAVYTSIFGRTVDCSEEVETLAEKIYAVFNIPLVSLVLVRDLGGYRLSSLAPVMYSQLSEKERELMKSILDKRVSS